The following DNA comes from Mycolicibacterium aromaticivorans JS19b1 = JCM 16368.
CCACTCGCGACGGCGACACGCAGTCGAAGGTGTCTGCGCCGGCAGCGATCGCGGCGAAGAGGTCGTCGGGCTCACTGATGCCGAGCAGGTGACGGGGCTTGTCGTCGGGCAACTCGTCGACGCACCACCCGACGATCGTCGCCAGGTTCTGCTTTTCCAGCGCTCCACCGATGCCGTAACCATCGAACCCGCGGCCCTCGGAATCGACGATGCCGGCCAGGTCACGCGATGCCTGACGTCGCAAGTCCTCATACTGTGCGCCCTGAACCACCCCGAACAACGCCTGCGCCGGCCGCTCCGGACGGTCGGCGGTCAGCCTGCGGTGCTCAGCGATGCAGCGCACCGCCCACGCTTGCGTACGCGCAACCGACTCCTCTTGGTAGCCACGGGTATTCACCAAAGTCGTCAGCTCGTCGAAGGCGAAGATGATGTCCGCACCGATCTTGTGCTGAATCTGCATCGACACCTCCGGTGTGAACCGGTGCGTCGAGCCGTCGAGATGCGAAATGAACGTCACGCCGTCGTCGTCGACATGCGCCAGCCGCTGCTTGCCCTCGGCGATCACGTCGTCGGCCTGTACCCGGTTGGCGTCCATCGACAGAACTTTGCGGAACCCGGCCCCCAGCGACAGAACCTGGAAACCGCCACTGTCCGTGAACGTCGGCCCGGGCCAGTTCATGAACGCGCCCAGACCACCCGCCTCGTCGACGATGTCGGGGCCGGGCTGAAGGTACAGGTGGTAGGCGTTGGCCAGAACGGCCTGTGCACCCAGCTCGCGCATCGTCTCGGGGAGCACCGCCTTCACGGTGGCCTTGGTGCCGACGGCGACGAACGCCGGGGTCTGAATATCGCCGTGAGGGGTGTGGATCACCCCGCTGCGTCCTCGCCGGCCGGGCAACTCCGCGTCGACGGTGAAGAAGGGCACGTCGACATCTAACCAGCGCGTCGCCTTACGCCAGGAACCGCACGATGTGGCCGGCCCGCATCCTCCTGGATGAAGTGCCCGGCCCAACGCCCGAAACCCTCCAGGTCCGGACAGATGACCCGATGCCCCGGGCAATGAGCACCGGGATCATCGTGCGGTACGGAAACGACCACGTCGGTTCGCCATGCAACAACAGAATTGGATCTGCGTGCTCCGGGCCTTCGTCGATCCAGACCACTCGCAGACGTCCACCCTCGTCATCGTCGAGCTCGCAATAGTGCGGTGCATAAGGGAAATTCGGAATTTCAGCGAATCGCTCGCCGGGTGTGCGCAATGTCTGAATGAACGTGAAGACACCGACTTTGCCTGCACGGCCCGCCATTTGCCCTGATGCTGGGGGAAATTCCGGCTACTTGACTGGCAGATGAGCTTTTTGTCCATTTGTGCCATCACCCGGAGTCGGCGCACCATAATTTTCTCCAATGGTCCGTCAACGTCGATGGATCACTTACATAAGGAGAAATCAGTGAAACGTGGCTTGGTGGTGACCGTTGCCGGTGCCGCGGTCCTGGTGGCCGGATTGTCAGGTTGTTCGAACAACAACAAATCAACGTCGACGACGACCGCAAAGGCGACGACATCCGCGGCTGTGACGACGACGAGTGCGGCGGGATCCCCCAGCGCGACCGCCGGTGCCGGGAGCGCCAAGGTGACGATCGACGGTCAGGCGCAAAACGTCCAGGGTCAGGTCGTCTGCGCGACGGCCGGCGGCAACCTCAACATTGCGATCGGCGAGGCGACCACCGGTATCGCCGCCGTCCTGTCCGCGGATGCATCTTCGGTGCAGTCCGTCGGCCTGGGCAACGTCAACGGCGTCACGCTGGGTTACACCGCGGGTGTGCCCGGTGGGGCGAATGCCACCGCCACCAAAGACGGCAACACGTACAAGATCAGCGGAACTGCGACGGGCGTCGACATGGCCAACCCGATGCAGCCGGTCACCAAGCCGTTCGAAATTCAGGTCACCTGCCCGTAGCGGCACGCCGGACGAAGCGGCGGCGCCCCGAGGGGTCGCCGCCGCTTTCGTTCAGCTAGACCCCGACCGCCTTTTCGAGCCCGGCCAGCGAGTCCTCGAGCTGGGTGAGCAGCCGCTGCAGATGCGGAATGCTGCGCCGGCAGCCGACCAAGCCGAAGTCGAGGTTGTCGGCGTTGTTGGACATCGTGATGTTGAGCGCTTGGCCGTCGAGCGCGATCGACAACGGATAGTTGCCGTCCAGGCGGGCGCCATGCCAGTACAGCGGCTCACGGGCGCCGGGCACGTTGGAGATCACAATGTTGAACGGGGGTGCTGCCGCGGCGGCCAGCGCCGGCAGCAGGGTCAGCGCCAGCGGCGCCATGTTGAACGCCGACAAGGCCAGCTGCTGGAACTTGGGCAGCTGCAAGAACACCTCTTTGTTGCCGCTGATCGACGCGTTGATCGCCGCCAGGCGCTTGGCCGGGTCACTCTCATCGGTGGCCAGGTTGCACAGGATGGCGCCGACCTGGTTGCCGCCACTGGACTGATCGTCCTCGTCGCGCAGATTGACCGGAACCATAGCGATCAGCGGTTTGTCGGGCAGGGCGTCCTGCTCGATCAGATAGGCCCGCAGAGCACCGGCACACATCGCCAGGATGACGTCGTTGACGGTCACACCGGCGGCGTCCTTGATCGCGATGATCCGTTTGACCGGCCAGGACTGCGCGGCCACGCGACGAGCCCCACCGATCGGGACGTTGAACATCGTCTTGGGCGCTTCGAACGGCAGGGTCAGCTGCTGCTCGAGGAGGGCGGCTCGGGCGATGGTCACCGCCGAGGGGGCCAGCCCCGCGAGTGATCCGGCGGCTCGTCTCAGCCCGCCCAGCGGCGACCCGCGGCCCTTGTCTTTGTTGCGTGCGCGCGGCCCGATGGTCCACGGCGCCCGGATCTCGTCGTCCAGCGGATCGGTCGAGAGGGTGCGCCGGGTCAGCTTCATCGCCGAGACACCGTCGAGCAACGAGTGGTGGACCTTGGTGTAGACGGCTACCCGACCGTCTTTGAGGCCCTCGACCAGATGGGTCTCCCACAGCGGCCGGTGCCGATCGAGCAGACTGCCGTGCAGACGCGAGGTCAGCTCGAGGAGTTCACGAACCCGGCCCGGCTGGGGCAGCGCCGAGCGGCGCAGGTGGTATTCGAGATCGATGTCCCGGTCGAAAGACCAGGTCAGGGGCGCGATGCCGCCGAAGAACGCACCGGGATGCTTGCGGAACGTCGGCTGCACGTCCTGGTAAGTGAGCAGATCGTTGTAGATCTCGGCCAGGAACTCCGGGCCCATGCCCTCGGGCGGCTCGAACAGCTGCAGGCCACCGACATGCATGGGATGTTCTCGGGACTCGGCCAGCAAGAACATCGAGTCGGTCGGTGAAATCAGCTCCATCGATGACCTCCGCTTAGATGTCTAACCCGTGTGCCCATTACACCGGTTTGCCACACGGATTTCGCCGCGACGTCGCACCCGGGTCAGCGGTGGCCGCCGCGAGTGTGCGAGCTGATACGCCCGAGCCGGAGTGTCGCGGATGAAACCGCACAACGGATTCGGGTCGGGCGCCGCTCGGTCAGCGGTGTCCGCCGCCGCCCCCACCGCCCCCACCGCCGCCACCGCTGTGGTTGCCGCCGTTGAAGCCCGGCTCGGCCACTTCGGCCTCGGTGAGCTGATCGCTGGTGTCGGGAATGAGCGTCGGGGCACAGTTCATCGAGAAGCTGTCCTCGGTGTCGGAGTCCGAACACTGAGCCGCCAGCCGCGGCGCGGGCTCGGCGATGGCGAACACCGCGACGGCCGGGGCGGCCGCGATCGCCAATCCGATTGCGGCATACAGCAATCGTCGGGTGCTGGTCGAAGCGGTCGTCATGGTCTCAAACCCCCTGGCATACAACATTGAATCCTCAAAGCGCCAGGGTAGGTGAGGTTCCTGGGAATCGCGACGCGTCGGGCGCTATTCACAGCCATAGCGCAGGCGGTGCGGTGTCAGCCGGCCGTACCGATGCCACTTCTGGAGATCGTGAATCCGCGACCGCCCGCCGCAGTGCAGCTGACCCCGCTCTCTTCGGAGAGGCACTTGAATTGCCCGAGCGTCATCGTCTTTCCGTAGGCGAGCGTCGGGATCCCCTGCGCGGCGTCCCCAAGGCAGCTCACGCCGGTACACGACTTGAACGTGCCGTCTTTGTTCAGCGTGACCGACTGGGGCGGACTGTCGGTCTGGCAGTACACGCCGTCCTCGCCGACGCGGCCGCCGGTGTTGATCTCACAACTGATGTTGCGCGAGGGCGAGTAGAAGCCGCAGTACTGGCCCACCGATGTGCAGACCGAATCGTCAGCCGCTGCACCCGGTGCACCGAGGAACAAGCCGACGACGCAAACGGTCGTCGCCCCGACAGACACCCAACCCCGCAGATCTTTCGCCATGCTTACTACCTTGACCGAAGGGCGCAAGGTTTGCTGGCGATTCAGCAAAACAGGCATCAGCCGTCGGCCTGCCAGGTCACTCCTAGGTCTTCCCCCTTGAGGGTGACGATGGACCAGCAACCTCGAATGCTCTTGCAGCACAGCCGTCACCACCTAGGCGTCCTCATCCCAGTCATCCCAGGCAGCCTCATATGCGACCCCACTTGCCGATCCACGCCGCCGCCAGTTCGCTCCAATCGCGCGCGACGTA
Coding sequences within:
- the tgt gene encoding tRNA guanosine(34) transglycosylase Tgt; its protein translation is MPFFTVDAELPGRRGRSGVIHTPHGDIQTPAFVAVGTKATVKAVLPETMRELGAQAVLANAYHLYLQPGPDIVDEAGGLGAFMNWPGPTFTDSGGFQVLSLGAGFRKVLSMDANRVQADDVIAEGKQRLAHVDDDGVTFISHLDGSTHRFTPEVSMQIQHKIGADIIFAFDELTTLVNTRGYQEESVARTQAWAVRCIAEHRRLTADRPERPAQALFGVVQGAQYEDLRRQASRDLAGIVDSEGRGFDGYGIGGALEKQNLATIVGWCVDELPDDKPRHLLGISEPDDLFAAIAAGADTFDCVSPSRVARNAAIYSPTGRFNITGARYRRDFTPIDGDCDCYTCANYTRAYLHHLFKAKEILSATLCTIHNERFIIRLVDQIRAAIVAGEFDELREDVLGSYYGHSTRAQ
- a CDS encoding lipoprotein LpqH gives rise to the protein MKRGLVVTVAGAAVLVAGLSGCSNNNKSTSTTTAKATTSAAVTTTSAAGSPSATAGAGSAKVTIDGQAQNVQGQVVCATAGGNLNIAIGEATTGIAAVLSADASSVQSVGLGNVNGVTLGYTAGVPGGANATATKDGNTYKISGTATGVDMANPMQPVTKPFEIQVTCP
- a CDS encoding WS/DGAT/MGAT family O-acyltransferase, translating into MELISPTDSMFLLAESREHPMHVGGLQLFEPPEGMGPEFLAEIYNDLLTYQDVQPTFRKHPGAFFGGIAPLTWSFDRDIDLEYHLRRSALPQPGRVRELLELTSRLHGSLLDRHRPLWETHLVEGLKDGRVAVYTKVHHSLLDGVSAMKLTRRTLSTDPLDDEIRAPWTIGPRARNKDKGRGSPLGGLRRAAGSLAGLAPSAVTIARAALLEQQLTLPFEAPKTMFNVPIGGARRVAAQSWPVKRIIAIKDAAGVTVNDVILAMCAGALRAYLIEQDALPDKPLIAMVPVNLRDEDDQSSGGNQVGAILCNLATDESDPAKRLAAINASISGNKEVFLQLPKFQQLALSAFNMAPLALTLLPALAAAAAPPFNIVISNVPGAREPLYWHGARLDGNYPLSIALDGQALNITMSNNADNLDFGLVGCRRSIPHLQRLLTQLEDSLAGLEKAVGV